One Triplophysa rosa linkage group LG9, Trosa_1v2, whole genome shotgun sequence genomic window carries:
- the lrit2 gene encoding leucine-rich repeat, immunoglobulin-like domain and transmembrane domain-containing protein 2, protein MGVSDIFRFIYFFLLFSHINSECFPGCSCVTDRYGRSLTCMETALPSVPEDLPQDLTKIRIEKSQLRELPRSAFSRVKSLKNLWLNFNEIAIINIKSLEGLVNLTELRLQGNKLRSVPWTAFEETPNLKILDLKHNLIDALPEYALKFLPGLTYLDLSSNQLSVISKDVFLNWPLYTESKKYKTAAPNVVLALHDNPWLCDCRLGGFVEFIRSLSQPFILMNSYLTCSGPEFRAGKFFHEVALKACVQPAVRVQTPNITVPLGRNVTLTCFATARPEPAIRWIYGLKILRGFREIQSRVDEDTIMSQLVIPSLHLADRGVYTCIANNFLGNSSINIQLHVKNPDGSLSHSPVHFAAIAEENIYIDIRIAKQTVYGITIEWRAVTENPAETWFTIHFGRPDSPRKELIYIGPGINTYSVTDLLPATKYEICVTLKSQAPRNDQCIVFVTGSDFNEMEQRERLIHIVVIVLAMVLAVPAGMYACTTDARFNCFERGVEMWRNRRHTEHPHRPDERQGTFDSLQAASDEGLCQESSKDQKTRRRSAEKIHKMRNDRRPTAELY, encoded by the exons ATGGGCGTCTCAGATATATTTCGTTTTATTTActtctttcttttatttagtcacaTCAACTCGGAGTGTTTTCCGGGATGCTCCTGCGTGACTGATCGTTATGGAAG GTCACTCACATGTATGGAAACAGCATTACCGTCAGTTCCTGAGGATTTACCGCAAGACCTTACCAAAATCCGCATTGAGAAGTCACAGCTACGTGAGCTGCCGAGGTCAGCATTTTCCCGCGTAAAGTCATTAAAGAATCTTTGGCTGAATTTTAACGAAATCGCCATCATAAACATCAAAAGTTTGGAGGGTTTGGTTAACCTGACCGAGCTCAGGTTGCAGGGTAACAAACTGCGTTCAGTACCATGGACAGCGTTTGAGGAAACACCCAACCTGAAGATTCTGGACCTGAAACACAACCTCATTGACGCCCTCCCTGAATACGCGCTAAAGTTTTTACCAGGTCTGACCTATTTAGATCTATCCTCTAATCAACTGTCGGTCATTTCTAAGGACGTCTTCTTGAACTGGCCTCTGTACACAGAaagcaaaaaatacaaaaccgCAGCACCTAATGTTGTTTTGGCACTTCACGACAATCCGTGGCTTTGCGACTGTCGCCTTGGGGGCTTCGTTGAATTTATCAGATCGTTGAGCCAGCCGTTCATTCTAATGAACTCGTATTTAACATGTTCTGGTCCGGAATTCAGGGCTGGGAAGTTTTTTCATGAGGTCGCGTTAAAAGCATGTGTGCAACCAGCAGTTAGAGTCCAGACCCCCAACATAACGGTGCCTTTGGGCAGAAACGTCACTTTAACATGCTTTGCGACGGCCAGACCTGAACCTGCTATTCGATGGATATACGGCCTTAAGATACTAAGAGGATTTCGTG AGATTCAGAGCCGTGTGGATGAGGACACTATTATGTCCCAGCTGGTCATCCCTTCTCTCCACCTGGCTGATCGAGGAGTCTACACCTGCATCGCCAACAATTTCCTTGGCAATTCTTCCATCAACATCCAACTACACGTGAAAAACCCAGATGGCTCACTGTCTCATTCCCCAGTCCACTTTGCTGCCATAGCTGAAGAAAACATTTACATCGACATCCGTATAGCCAAGCAGACAGTCTACGGCATCACGATCGAGTGGCGTGCTGTGACAGAGAATCCAGCGGAAACCTGGTTCACCATCCATTTTGGCCGCCCTGACTCGCCCAGGAAGGAGCTGATATACATCGGGCCAGGCATTAACACCTATTCTGTCACAGACCTCCTCCCAGCCACCAAGTATGAAATCTGTGTGACTCTGAAAAGCCAGGCACCTCGGAACGACCAGTGCATCGTGTTTGTTACGGGCAGTGATTTCAATGAGATGGAACAGAGAGAGAGGCTCATTCACATCGTGGTCATTGTGCTTGCCATGGTGCTCGCCGTGCCGGCGGGAATGTACGCGTGCACCACCGATGCCAGGTTCAACTGTTTTGAGCGTGGGGTGGAGATGTGGAGAAACAGGAGACATACTGAGCACCCTCACAGGCCGGATGAGAGGCAGGGTACGTTTGACAGTCTCCAAGCTGCCAGCGATGAAGGCCTCTGTCAGGAATCCAGCAAGGATCAGAAGACCCGACGAAGGTCTGCTGAAAAGATACATAAAATGAGGAATGATCGCAGACCGACAGCTGAGCTTTACTGA
- the lrit1a gene encoding leucine-rich repeat, immunoglobulin-like domain and transmembrane domain-containing protein 1a → MFLTVLFGLLLASGGFPLVWSSCPSQCSCFYHNLSDGSRARSVICNDPEISLVPATFPQDTSKLRIEKTTIKRIPSEAFSYLSNLEFLWMSFNILSSLNSDSFRGLYSLEELRLDGNSLTSFPWESLMDMPSLRLLDIHNNQLSSIPPEAALYMKNLTYLDLSSNSLLTVPSEVLSTWLTIKPIPGPESSKMILGLHDNPWLCDCRLYDLVQFQKSPSLSVAFIDTRLRCADPESLSGVLFSDAELRRCQGPRVHTAVARVRSVVGNNVLLRCGTIGVPIPELAWRKADGKPLNGTVQLENSKEGIVWSILSVPAVSYRDTGKYICRATNYAGSAEAVISLIISDSPKAENLTVISKAKVKGKRPSPIVKAAYQDKLFATYVSPTPKNPPPLGATGSYTGPYPGMERDNAANSRTNTQTASPDGYLETNLSNLAANTSSLQQDPDRVVRSVKVIGDTDYTVCLNWRAPTAKNTTAFSVLYAVFGERDMSRINVSPGNNRIIIEGLVPKTKYIACVCVKGLIPKKEQCVIFSTDAAASANGTQKLINVVVITVACVIAVPLTVIVCCGALKRKIQKFLGKKSKDIQDSYVTFETLSPNTKSKGLEGEYLTRLNAEESNRLLSARSSLDSESTAKIEGQPNEYFC, encoded by the exons ATGTTTCTAACTGTCTTGTTTGGTCTGCTGCTGGCTTCAGGTGGATTTCCACTTGTTTGGAGCTCCTGTCCTTCTCAGTGCAGCTGTTTTTATCACAACTTGAGTGATGGGTCAAGAGCCAG GAGCGTGATTTGCAATGACCCAGAGATTTCCCTGGTGCCCGCCACTTTCCCACAGGACACCTCGAAACTTCGGATCGAAAAGACTACCATCAAGAGGATCCCGAGCGAGGCTTTTAGTTACCTATCCAATTTAGAATTCCTTTGGAtgtcttttaacattttatccTCTCTCAACTCGGACAGTTTCCGTGGTCTGTACAGTTTAGAGGAATTAAGACTGGATGGAAACTCACTGACTTCATTTCCTTGGGAATCTCTAATGGACATGCCCAGTCTTAGGTTACTCGATATACACAATAACCAGCTCTCCTCCATTCCGCCAGAGGCAGCTCTCTACATGAAAAATTTAACCTACCTGGATCTATCCAGCAACAGTTTGCTTACGGTGCCATCTGAGGTTCTTAGTACTTGGTTGACAATCAAACCTATCCCGGGACCTGAAAGTTCAAAAATGATCCTTG GTCTCCATGACAACCCTTGGTTGTGTGATTGTCGATTATATGACCTGGTCCAGTTCCAGAAATCTCCCAGTCTGTCAGTGGCCTTCATTGACACGCGGCTCAGGTGCGCTGATCCTGAGAGCCTCTCCGGCGTTCTGTTTAGCGATGCCGAGCTCAGGCGCTGCCAGGGGCCACGGGTCCACACAGCTGTAGCCCGGGTGAGGAGTGTGGTAGGCAACAATGTCCTCCTGCGCTGCGGAACCATTGGCGTCCCCATCCCAGAGCTGGCATGGAGGAAGGCAGATGGCAAGCCACTGAATGGCACAG TTCAACTGGAGAATTCAAAGGAGGGGATAGTTTGGTCTATTCTAAGCGTGCCTGCTGTATCTTACCGTGACACTGGAAAATACATCTGCAGAGCCACAAATTATGCAGGAAGCGCAGAGGCTGTCATTTCTTTGATTATAAGTGATTCGCCCAAGGCAGAGAATCTGACGGTGATTTCGAAAGCCAAAGTTAAGGGCAAGAGGCCAAGCCCTATTGTCAAGGCAGCCTATCAAGACAAACTTTTTGCCACATATGTTTCACCAACACCCAAGAATCCACCACCACTCGGCGCAACTGGGAGTTACACAGGCCCGTATCCAGGTATGGAGAGGGACAATGCTGCCAACAGTCgaacaaatacacaaacagcCAGTCCCGACGGGTACCTGGAGACCAATCTTAGCAATCTCGCTGCAAACACATCCTCTCTCCAGCAAGACCCTGACAGGGTCGTCCGCTCTGTAAAAGTGATCGGTGATACAGACTACACCGTGTGTCTTAACTGGAGAGCCCCAACGGCTAAGAACACCACAGCATTCAGCGTCCTCTATGCCGTATTTGGAGAGAGGGATATGAGCAGAATCAACGTGAGTCCTGGCAACAACAGGATCATCATCGAGGGACTGGTTCCAAAAACCAAATACATCGCCTGTGTGTGCGTCAAGGGGCTGATCCCCAAAAAGGAGCAGTGTGTAATCTTCTCAACAGATGCGGCGGCGAGCGCTAATGGAACCCAAAAGCTCATTAATGTAGTAGTAATCACGGTCGCCTGCGTGATAGCCGTGCCTCTTACTGTGATCGTGTGCTGTGGGGCGCTTAAGAGGAAAATTCAAAAGTTTCTGGGGAAAAAGTCGAAAGACATTCAGGACTCGTATGTGACGTTTGAGACACTTTCCCCCAACACAAAGTCCAAAGGTTTGGAAGGGGAATACCTCACCAGACTCAATGCAGAGGAGTCCAACAGACTGCTGTCGGCCAGGTCCAGTCTGGACTCTGAATCCACAGCTAAGATTGAGGGACAGCCAAATGAATACTTCTGCTGA
- the chata gene encoding LOW QUALITY PROTEIN: choline O-acetyltransferase (The sequence of the model RefSeq protein was modified relative to this genomic sequence to represent the inferred CDS: substituted 1 base at 1 genomic stop codon): protein MPVLQREPSKNAGDPSGLPKLPVAPLQQTLDMYLKCMSHLIPEEQLRNTKTIVKKFGAPGGVGEMLQRKLLDRRDLKANWVYDYWLEDMYLNNRLALPVNSSPVMVFPKQKFRCQSDVLRYAANLISGVLEYKSLIETHSLPVEEGRGQQAGTPLCMDQYYKVFTSYRLPGPKTDTLVAQRSTVMPEPEHIIVACKNQLFVLDVVINFRRLNEKDLYTQLKRIREMADCEEERLPPIGLLTSDGRTQWAEARSILIKDSTNRDSLDMIERCLCLVCLDDSSGVELTDTNRASLMLHGGGKDKNGGNRWYDKPMQFVIGADGCCGVVCEHSPFEGIVLVQCTEYLLTYMRGSPSKLVRAASMSDLSAPRRLRWKCSPEILTFLTASTGRLXKLVQNLDMNVNKFTGYGKEFIKRQKMSPDAYIQVALQLTFYRCHRCLVPTYESASIRRFQEGRVDNIRSATPEALAFVKAMTVSSNITDAEKMEKFRTAVTAQTNYTILAVTGMAIDNHLLGLREVSKELKVEMPELFTDPTYLTSIQFILSTSQVPTTEEMFCCYGPVVPNGYGACYNPQTDHIIFCVSSFRDCAETSSDLFVKTLEGCLKEMQDLCRKCNIQADSAERMGGTPKKTAKKS from the exons ATGCCGGTTTTGCAACGGGAACCATCAAAAAACGCAGGAGATCCCAGT GGCCTGCCAAAGCTCCCGGTTGCCCCGCTGCAGCAAACTCTGGACATGTATCTGAAGTGTATGAGTCACCTCATACCAGAGGAGCAGTTAAGAAACACCAAAACTATTGTGAAGAAATTTGGAGCACCTGGCGGGGTGGGGGAAATGCTTCAGAGGAAACTATTGGATAGAAGGGATCTTAAAGCCAATTGG GTATATGACTACTGGCTTGAAGATATGTATTTGAATAACAGGTTAGCACTACCTGTCAACTCCAGTCCTGTAATGGTCTTTCCCAAGCAGAAATTTAGGTGCCAAAGTGATGTCCTCAG ATATGCCGCTAATCTCATCTCTGGTGTATTAGAGTATAAATCTCTCATTGAGAC ACATAGCCTCCCTGTGGAAGAGGGTCGTGGGCAGCAGGCTGGGACGCCCCTTTGTATGGATCAATACTACAAGGTCTTCACCTCTTACCGTCTGCCTGGGCCAAAGACTGACACTCTAGTGGCTCAGAGGAGTACTGTAATGCCCGAGCCAGAACATATCATTGTGGCTTGTAAGAATCAG TTATTTGTTCTTGACGTGGTGATAAACTTCCGCCGGTTGAATGAAAAAGACCTTTACACTCAGCTGAAGCGAATCAGAGAGATGGCAGACTGCGAGGAGGAGCGTCTGCCTCCCATTGGTCTGCTCACATCAGACGGCCGAACGCAGTGGGCCGAGGCTCGCAGCATACTGATCAAAG ATTCTACTAACAGGGACTCTCTAGACATGATTGAGCGCTGTCTGTGTCTGGTGTGTTTGGATGACTCGTCTGGCGTTGAACTGACTGACACCAACCGTGCTTCGCTGATGCTCCACGGAGGAGGAAAGGATAAGAACGGGGGAAACCGCTGGTACGACAAACCCATGCAG TTTGTAATAGGTGCAGATGGATGCTGTGGGGTTGTCTGCGAACACTCCCCATTCGAGGGAATAGTGCTCGTGCAATGTACAGAATATCTACTAACATACAT GAGAGGCAGTCCTTCTAAGCTGGTGAGAGCAGCCAGCATGAGTGACCTTTCAGCCCCTAGACGACTGCGCTGGAAATGCTCGCCAGAAATCCTAACCTTCCTCACAGCCTCGACAGGCAGATTATAAAA ACTTGTTCAAAACTTGGACATGAATGTCAACAAATTCACCGGCTATGGAAAAGAGTTCATCAAGAGACAGAAGATGAGCCCTGATGCGTACATTCAAGTTGCCCTGCAGTTAACATTCTACAG ATGTCATAGATGTCTAGTTCCCACCTATGAGAGTGCATCAATACGGCGCTTTCAAGAGGGACGAGTCGACAACATCCGCTCTGCCACACCTGAGGCCTTAGCGTTTGTTAAAGCTATGACTGTCAGCTCCAACATCACT GATGCTGAGAAAATGGAGAAGTTTCGGACTGCTGTTACGGCCCAGACCAATTACACAATATTG GCAGTCACAGGTATGGCAATAGACAATCACTTGCTGGGACTACGAGAGGTTTCCAAGGAGCTGAAAGTGGAGATGCCAGAGTTGTTTACTGATCCGACCTATCTCACCAGCATCCAGTTCATCCTTTCCACAAGCCAG GTCCCAACCACTGAGGAGATGTTCTGCTGCTATGGTCCAGTTGTCCCTAATGGCTACGGAGCCTGCTACAACCCTCAGACAGACCACATCATTTTCTGTGTGTCAAGCTTCCGTGACTGTGCAGAGACCAGCTCAGATTTGTTTGTGAAGACTCTTGAGGGGTGCCTGAAAGAAATGCAAGATCTATGCAGAAAATGCAACATTCAAGCAGACTCCGCAGAAAGGATGGGAGGAACTCCCAAGAAGACCGCAAAGAAATCATAG
- the rgra gene encoding retinal G protein coupled receptor a, with protein sequence MVTSYPLPKGFSDFDVFSLGSCLLVEGLLGFFLNAVTVVAFLKIRELRTPSNFLVFSLALADMGISMNATVAAFSSFLRYWPYGSDGCQTHGFQGFLTALASIHFIAAIAWDRYHQYCTRTKLQWSGAISLVIFIWLFTAFWSAMPLIGWGEYDYEPLGTCCTLDYSKGDRNYVSYLIPMSIFNMGIQVFVVLSSYQYIDKKFKKTGQAKFNCSTPLKTMLFCWGPYGVLAFYAAVQNATLVSPKLRMIAPILAKTSPTFNVFVYALGNENYRGGIWQLLTGQKIESPAIENNSK encoded by the exons atgGTTACGTCGTATCCTTTACCGAAGGGATTTTCCGATTTCGATGTGTTCTCCCTTGGATCTTGCCTGCTCGTGGAGG GTCTCCTCGGTTTCTTCCTGAATGCCGTGACCGTAGTtgcttttcttaaaataagAGAATTACGGACCCCGAGTAATTTTCTTGTCTTCAGCCTGGCTTTGGCAGATATGGGGATTTCTATGAACGCCACCGTTGCAGCCTTCTCCAGCTTTTTAAG ATACTGGCCTTATGGATCAGATGGATGCCAGACCCATGGCTTCCAAGGTTTTCTGACCGCACTTGCCAGCATACACTTCATCGCAGCCATTGCTTGGGACAGATACCATCAGTATTGTACCA GGACAAAGTTGCAGTGGAGCGGTGCTATCAGCCTGGTCATTTTCATCTGGTTGTTCACTGCCTTCTGGTCTGCCATGCCTCTGATTGGCTGGGGAGAATATGACTATGAGCCGCTGGGGACCTGCTGCACTCTGGACTACAGCAAGGGTGACAG GAACTATGTATCTTACCTGATCCCCATGTCCATCTTCAACATGGGCATTCAGGTATTTGTTGTGCTGTCTTCCTACCAGTACATTGATAAGAAGTTCAAGAAGACTGGCCAGGCCAAG TTCAACTGCAGCACTCCTTTGAAGACTATGCTGTTTTGCTGGGGACCTTATGGTGTCCTGGCCTTCTATGCTGCTGTGCAGAATGCTACCCTTGTCTCTCCTAAACTAAGAATG ATCGCTCCCATCTTGGCCAAGACATCACCTACGTTCAATGTCTTTGTTTACGCTCTTGGAAATGAAAACTACAGAGGAGGAATCTGGCAGTTGCTCACTGGTCAAAAGATTGAGTCTCCTGCTATTGAGAACAATTCCAAATAA
- the lg9h10orf53 gene encoding UPF0728 protein C10orf53 homolog yields MPQKNSPVIVQYGPYESCGIVEHRTCRLDGLQAALKADGHQCVLEETDDWTTVKLIVNGECVYTCSIADLEFGGDGRLDPLCHQAIDAVRDAY; encoded by the exons atgccCCAGAAGAACTCACCGGTAATAGTACAATACGGTCCATATGAGTCGTGTGGTATCGTCGAGCACAGAACATGTCGCCTGGACGGTTTACAAG CTGCCCTGAAAGCAGACGGTCACCAGTGTGTCCTGGAGGAAACAGATGACTGGACTACAGTGAAGCTTATTGTGAATGGAGAGTGTGTCTATACGTGCAGCATTGCTGACCTGGAGTTTG GGGGTGATGGACGACTTGATCCGCTGTGCCACCAAGCCATTGACGCAGTGAGGGACGCGTACTGA
- the slc18a3a gene encoding probable vesicular acetylcholine transporter-A, with protein MATDASGGLAQTAAVKLSEMGERTKQLGTAIQDPERQRRIILVIVCVALLLDNMLYMVIVPIVPDYLARLESESERAHVTHNSSNSTHYQAQKENFDVQIGVLFASKAILQLLVNPFTGTFIDRVGYDIPLLIGLSIMFVSTCIFAFAENYATLFVARSLQGLGSAFADTSGIAMIADKFTEEAERSRALGIALAFISFGSLAAPPFGGVLYEFVGKRVPFIVLACVCLADGILCLTVLKPFSNRTRENMLVGTPIYKLMIDPYIAVVAGALTTCNIPLAFLEPTIANWMEETMDSSQWEIGLTWLPAFFPHILGVYITVKLAAQYPHLQWFYGALGMVIIGASSCIVPACKNFEQLIIPLCGICFGIALVDTALLPTLAFLVDVRHVSVYGSVYAIADISYCVAYALGPIMAGKIVHDLGFVQLNLGMGLVNVLYAPALLLLRNVCLMKPSHSERNMLLEEGATGLYDTIRMEERLSKKHGYSTSGNCVPIDENGTFAGQSRSFSEEETSEPECI; from the coding sequence ATGGCGACGGACGCATCCGGTGGCTTGGCGCAAACCGCCGCCGTTAAACTGTCAGAGATGGGCGAAAGAACTAAACAGTTGGGCACTGCGATCCAGGACCCCGAACGGCAAAGGAGGATTATTTTAGTCATTGTGTGTGTGGCACTTTTGCTAGACAATATGCTTTACATGGTCATCGTCCCAATTGTTCCAGATTACTTAGCCCGCTTAGAGAGCGAATCGGAACGTGCTCATGTAACGCACAACTCATCCAACAGCACGCACTATCAAGCGCAAAAAGAGAATTTCGATGTGCAGATCGGCGTGCTTTTTGCGTCCAAAGCCATTTTGCAGCTCCTTGTCAATCCTTTCACGGGAACATTCATAGACCGCGTCGGCTATGACATTCCACTTTTAATTGGACTTAGTATCATGTTCGTCTCCACCTGCATTTTTGCGTTCGCCGAAAACTACGCGACTCTGTTCGTAGCACGCAGTCTGCAGGGTCTCGGTTCGGCGTTTGCGGACACTTCTGGGATTGCCATGATCGCAGACAAGTTCACGGAGGAGGCAGAGAGAAGTCGAGCGCTGGGTATTGCCCTCGCTTTCATATCATTTGGAAGCCTGGCGGCGCCCCCGTTTGGAGGGGTACTATACGAGTTCGTGGGCAAACGCGTCCCGTTCATTGTGCTTGCTTGTGTCTGTTTGGCAGATGGCATATTGTGCTTGACTGTCCTCAAGCCCTTTTCCAATAGGACTAGAGAGAATATGCTAGTTGGCACCCCAATTTACAAACTAATGATAGATCCCTATATAGCTGTTGTGGCAGGAGCTTTGACCACGTGTAACATCCCACTTGCTTTTCTGGAGCCCACCATCGCTAACTGGATGGAGGAGACCATGGATTCATCCCAGTGGGAGATCGGGCTCACCTGGCTACCGGCCTTTTTCCCTCACATTTTAGGTGTCTACATCACTGTCAAACTGGCAGCACAATATCCACATTTGCAGTGGTTTTACGGGGCACTGGGCATGGTTATCATTGGTGCCAGCTCCTGTATTGTGCCGGCATGTAAAAACTTCGAGCAACTCATTATTCCCTTATGTGGCATTTGTTTCGGCATTGCACTGGTAGACACGGCTTTATTACCTACTCTTGCTTTCCTTGTAGACGTCCGTCACGTGTCTGTATATGGTAGTGTATACGCTATCGCAGACATCTCCTACTGTGTTGCTTACGCGCTGGGCCCAATCATGGCCGGTAAAATAGTACACGATTTAGGTTTCGTGCAACTTAATCTAGGCATGGGTCTGGTGAACGTCCTTTACGCACCAGCCCTGCTCCTGCTGCGCAACGTGTGCTTAATGAAACCGTCTCATTCCGAGAGAAACATGTTACTGGAGGAGGGAGCCACAGGTCTCTATGACACCATCAGAATGGAAGAACGCCTAAGTAAGAAGCACGGCTATAGTACATCTGGCAACTGTGTGCCTATCGACGAGAATGGGACATTTGCTGGACAATCAAGGTCCTTCTCCGAAGAAGAGACGTCCGAACCAGAATGCATATAG